A region from the Microbacterium lacus genome encodes:
- the murJ gene encoding murein biosynthesis integral membrane protein MurJ, with product MSGIGRASVLIGAGTIVSRLTGLLRTVVLVAAVGSVGSRAGDAFALANQLPNNIYAIISAGILTAVIVPQIVKATAHDDGGRAFVSKLFTLGTVVLVVTTAIALLVAPWLVQLYAPSAPADQLALATAFAYWCLPQILFYGLYALVGEALNARRIYGPFTWAPIVNNVVSIAGFLVVIALFGSDLTAISDWTPDSIALLGGTATLGIVVQTAVLLAFWRRTGLRVRPDFRWRGVGLGHIGKLAGWTFLMVIAGQLAGLVQTRIVIEASGTGASIFAMQNAWLIFMLPYSVIVLSIGTPYFTQLSEHAAAGRDDEVRGDIGRSIRTLGLFIVIATAALAVAAVPASRIFTNSRDAAVEASVVLLCFLVSLVPLAVLFVIQRTFYAYNDTRTPFFFTLLQCVLVVVTAVVASATLPLQFLAAGVALGQSFASIVQVIIATWLLNRRLGGLRVGAWMLSLGRFVLAAVPAAGAGWLTFQLLGGVDGWTVSDKLLGAVGAAIIGIASLVVYGAFLALLRAPELKPALEIARRVLPGRR from the coding sequence ATGAGCGGCATCGGACGGGCCAGCGTCCTGATCGGAGCGGGGACGATCGTCTCGCGGCTCACAGGCCTCCTGCGCACGGTCGTGCTCGTCGCTGCGGTCGGCTCTGTCGGCAGTCGTGCCGGCGACGCGTTCGCCCTGGCCAACCAGCTGCCGAACAACATCTACGCGATCATCTCGGCCGGCATCCTCACCGCCGTGATCGTGCCGCAGATCGTCAAGGCCACCGCGCACGACGACGGCGGGCGGGCGTTCGTGTCGAAGCTGTTCACGCTCGGCACGGTCGTCCTGGTCGTGACGACCGCGATCGCGCTCCTCGTCGCGCCGTGGCTCGTGCAGCTGTACGCCCCGAGCGCCCCGGCGGATCAACTGGCGCTCGCCACGGCCTTCGCCTACTGGTGTCTGCCGCAGATCCTGTTCTACGGGCTGTACGCCCTCGTCGGCGAAGCGCTGAACGCCCGGCGGATCTACGGACCGTTCACGTGGGCGCCGATCGTGAACAACGTCGTCTCGATCGCCGGCTTCCTCGTGGTCATCGCGCTGTTCGGCTCGGATCTGACCGCCATCTCGGACTGGACGCCCGATTCGATCGCGCTCCTGGGCGGAACGGCCACGCTCGGGATCGTGGTGCAGACCGCCGTGCTGCTCGCCTTCTGGCGGCGCACAGGTCTGCGGGTGCGGCCGGACTTCCGCTGGCGGGGCGTGGGGCTCGGCCACATCGGCAAGCTCGCAGGCTGGACCTTCCTCATGGTGATCGCCGGTCAGCTCGCGGGCCTGGTGCAGACGCGCATCGTGATCGAGGCGTCCGGCACCGGAGCATCGATATTCGCGATGCAGAACGCCTGGCTCATCTTCATGCTCCCGTACTCGGTGATCGTGCTCTCGATCGGCACCCCCTACTTCACGCAGCTGAGCGAGCACGCCGCCGCCGGCCGCGACGACGAGGTCCGCGGTGACATCGGACGCAGCATCCGCACCCTCGGTCTGTTCATCGTGATCGCGACCGCCGCCCTGGCCGTGGCGGCCGTGCCGGCCTCCCGCATCTTCACGAACTCCCGCGACGCCGCCGTCGAGGCCTCCGTCGTCCTGCTGTGCTTCCTGGTGAGCCTCGTGCCGCTCGCCGTCCTGTTCGTGATCCAGCGCACGTTCTACGCGTACAACGACACCCGCACCCCGTTCTTCTTCACGCTCCTCCAGTGCGTCCTGGTCGTGGTGACCGCGGTCGTGGCGTCCGCGACGCTCCCGCTGCAATTCCTCGCCGCGGGTGTGGCGCTCGGTCAGTCGTTCGCGAGCATCGTCCAGGTGATCATCGCCACCTGGCTGCTGAATCGACGCCTCGGCGGACTCCGGGTGGGTGCATGGATGCTGTCGCTCGGACGCTTCGTCCTCGCCGCGGTCCCCGCCGCCGGAGCGGGCTGGCTGACCTTCCAGTTGCTCGGCGGCGTCGACGGGTGGACCGTCTCCGACAAGCTCCTCGGCGCGGTGGGCGCCGCGATCATCGGGATCGCGTCCCTCGTCGTCTACGGGGCCTTCCTCGCGCTGCTGCGCGCTCCTGAACTGAAGCCGGCGCTCGAGATCGCGCGCCGCGTGCTGCCCGGCCGCCGCTGA
- the trxB gene encoding thioredoxin-disulfide reductase, whose protein sequence is MRQVIIIGSGPAGFTAAIYAARANLAPLVVASSVEVGGELMNTTDVENFPGFPEGIQGPELMAKMQAQAERFGAEILYDDVVSLDLEGPVKTVTLGSGAVHQASSVIYATGSAYRKLGLPGEERLSGRGVSWCATCDGFFFREQTIAVVGGGDSAMEEATFLTRFASKVYVIHRKDSLRASKIMQERAFANEKIEFLWNTEVADILGDEAVNGVLLRSTVDGSTRELALNGLFVAIGNDPRTHLVHGKLELTPEGTIWVDGRSSRTSVAGVFAAGDVIDPTYRQAVTAAGSGTVASLDAEHFLAALEQAGGDPQVAEDIEVATDIPDPATDEPETGSAAA, encoded by the coding sequence GTGCGTCAGGTCATCATCATCGGATCGGGTCCGGCAGGCTTCACGGCCGCCATCTACGCGGCACGGGCGAACCTCGCCCCGCTCGTGGTGGCGAGCTCGGTGGAGGTCGGCGGCGAGCTCATGAACACGACGGATGTGGAGAACTTCCCGGGCTTCCCGGAGGGCATCCAGGGTCCTGAGCTCATGGCGAAGATGCAGGCGCAGGCCGAGCGCTTCGGTGCCGAGATCCTGTACGACGACGTGGTCTCGCTCGACCTCGAGGGCCCCGTCAAGACGGTCACCCTCGGCAGTGGCGCTGTGCACCAGGCGTCGTCGGTCATCTACGCGACCGGTTCGGCGTACCGCAAGCTGGGTCTGCCCGGAGAGGAGCGTCTCTCCGGTCGCGGCGTGTCGTGGTGCGCCACGTGCGACGGCTTCTTCTTCCGCGAGCAGACGATCGCCGTCGTCGGCGGCGGCGACTCGGCGATGGAGGAGGCGACCTTCCTGACCCGCTTCGCCTCGAAGGTCTACGTCATCCACCGCAAGGACTCGCTGCGCGCCTCGAAGATCATGCAGGAGCGCGCGTTCGCGAACGAGAAGATCGAGTTCCTGTGGAACACCGAGGTCGCCGACATCCTGGGCGACGAGGCCGTGAACGGCGTCCTGCTGCGCTCGACGGTCGACGGATCGACCCGCGAACTCGCCCTGAACGGGCTCTTCGTCGCGATCGGCAACGACCCGCGTACGCATCTTGTCCACGGCAAGCTCGAACTGACCCCCGAGGGCACGATCTGGGTCGATGGCCGGTCCTCCCGGACGTCCGTCGCCGGCGTCTTCGCCGCGGGTGACGTGATCGACCCCACCTACCGCCAGGCTGTCACGGCCGCCGGCAGCGGGACCGTGGCATCGCTGGATGCCGAGCACTTCCTCGCCGCACTCGAGCAGGCCGGCGGTGACCCGCAGGTGGCCGAGGACATCGAGGTCGCGACCGACATCCCCGACCCGGCGACCGACGAGCCCGAAACCGGCTCTGCGGCTGCCTGA
- the trxA gene encoding thioredoxin: protein MTAKATTSATWEQDVLQAEGPVLVDFWAAWCGPCRMVAPVLDEIQAENAGKITVLKLNVDENPDLAMKYQITSIPAMKVFNKGEVETTIIGAKPKFAIEQDLAAYLG from the coding sequence ATGACCGCCAAGGCGACGACATCCGCGACCTGGGAGCAGGACGTGCTGCAGGCTGAGGGCCCCGTCCTCGTGGACTTCTGGGCGGCCTGGTGCGGCCCCTGTCGCATGGTCGCCCCCGTGCTGGACGAGATCCAGGCCGAGAACGCGGGCAAGATCACCGTTCTCAAGCTCAACGTCGACGAGAACCCGGATCTGGCGATGAAGTACCAGATCACGTCGATCCCGGCGATGAAGGTCTTCAACAAGGGCGAGGTCGAGACCACGATCATCGGTGCGAAGCCGAAGTTCGCGATCGAGCAGGACCTCGCCGCCTACCTCGGCTGA
- a CDS encoding tryptophan synthase subunit alpha: MATHDENPRRRASLELLRAEAADELSVLVDERLRAGEDPWDFMEDLPTVDELVVFILRAENIAANGGARPNSSRHYRVLRQIALDYPPLTKAVWRLIGDETTHRRWDAARTDAS, translated from the coding sequence ATGGCGACGCACGACGAGAACCCGCGCAGACGCGCGAGCCTCGAGCTCCTTCGCGCGGAAGCCGCGGACGAGCTGTCGGTCCTCGTCGACGAGCGGCTGCGCGCGGGTGAGGATCCATGGGACTTCATGGAGGATCTGCCGACCGTCGACGAGTTGGTCGTCTTCATCCTCCGCGCGGAGAACATCGCCGCGAACGGCGGCGCGCGACCGAACTCGTCCCGGCACTACCGGGTGCTGCGGCAGATCGCGTTGGACTACCCACCGCTGACGAAGGCGGTCTGGCGCCTGATCGGCGACGAGACCACCCATCGGCGCTGGGACGCCGCCCGCACGGACGCGTCGTAG
- a CDS encoding ParB/RepB/Spo0J family partition protein: MAKRTGLGRGIGALIPTSETSSESRPVDVFFPGAPEDEAIEVEAAAEELVTVPGARLQQIDPHAIVPNPRQPRTNFDPDDLAELVHSVREFGVLQPVVVREVGDGTYELIMGERRTRAAREAGLESIPAVIRDTADEHLLRDALLENLHRSELNPLEEASAYQQLLSDFGITQEELATRIGRSRPQISNTIRLLKLPIPVQQRVAAGVLSAGHARAILSLEDADSMQRLSDKIVNEDLSVRAAEAAAKAPESGPTRPRPQAGARRAHLDEVAERLGDRLSTRVKISLTARKGQIIVDFASIQDLNRILEEIGESGYSQL, encoded by the coding sequence ATGGCCAAACGCACCGGACTGGGAAGGGGGATCGGCGCGCTGATCCCCACGAGCGAGACGTCTTCGGAGTCGCGTCCCGTCGACGTCTTCTTCCCGGGTGCTCCCGAGGATGAGGCCATTGAGGTCGAGGCGGCCGCGGAGGAACTCGTCACCGTGCCCGGCGCGCGCCTGCAGCAGATCGATCCGCATGCGATCGTGCCCAACCCACGCCAGCCGCGGACGAACTTCGACCCGGATGACCTCGCCGAGCTCGTGCACAGCGTGCGGGAATTCGGCGTTCTGCAGCCGGTCGTCGTCCGCGAGGTCGGCGACGGCACGTATGAGCTGATCATGGGTGAGCGTCGTACACGCGCCGCGCGTGAGGCCGGACTGGAGTCGATCCCCGCGGTCATCCGCGACACCGCCGACGAGCATCTCCTGCGCGATGCGCTCCTCGAGAACCTGCACCGCTCCGAACTGAACCCGCTCGAGGAGGCGTCGGCCTACCAGCAGCTGCTGTCGGACTTCGGGATCACCCAGGAAGAGCTCGCGACCCGCATCGGGCGGTCGCGACCGCAGATCAGCAACACGATCCGGCTGCTCAAGCTGCCGATCCCGGTGCAGCAACGCGTCGCGGCGGGCGTGTTGAGCGCCGGCCATGCGCGGGCGATCCTGTCGCTCGAGGACGCCGACAGCATGCAGCGGCTCTCGGACAAGATCGTGAACGAGGACCTCTCGGTGCGCGCGGCCGAGGCCGCGGCCAAGGCGCCGGAGTCGGGTCCGACACGACCGAGACCTCAGGCCGGTGCCCGCCGAGCGCACCTCGACGAGGTCGCGGAACGGCTTGGTGACCGCTTGAGCACTCGCGTGAAGATTTCGCTCACCGCAAGAAAAGGCCAGATCATCGTGGATTTCGCGAGCATCCAGGACCTCAACCGCATCCTCGAGGAGATCGGCGAGTCCGGCTACTCGCAACTCTGA
- a CDS encoding ParA family protein: MKHPENADSTASFSLDDSPIARELADLTARRRVLDSVTVRLSGRTRVITVSNQKGGVGKTTTTVNIAAALASVGARVLVIDLDPQGNASTALGVPHTADIPSIYDVLIDDFPIADIVQTSPESTNLLCAPSTIHLAGAEIELVSQVAREHRLRTALDEYLANLDERLDFVLIDCPPSLGLLTINAFAAADELLIPIQCEYYALEGLSQLLGTVRMIQKHLNPRLRLSTIVLTMYDGRTRLAQQVAEEVRSHFPQEVLGTVIPRSVRVSEAPSFGQTVIAYDGASAGAVAYREAAVEIIRRDTTDGRAVDGANEETHADAAARHPENVGAAAEGEN; the protein is encoded by the coding sequence GTGAAACATCCTGAAAACGCCGATTCGACGGCATCCTTCTCGCTCGACGACAGCCCCATCGCCCGGGAACTCGCTGATCTGACCGCCCGTCGTCGCGTCCTCGATTCCGTGACCGTCCGGCTCAGTGGCCGGACGCGTGTGATCACGGTGTCGAACCAGAAGGGCGGGGTCGGGAAGACCACCACGACCGTGAACATCGCCGCGGCGCTCGCATCGGTCGGTGCGCGCGTTCTGGTGATCGATCTGGATCCGCAGGGGAACGCCTCCACGGCGCTCGGTGTGCCCCACACCGCAGACATCCCCAGCATCTACGACGTCCTGATCGACGATTTCCCGATCGCCGACATCGTCCAGACGAGCCCGGAGTCGACGAATCTGCTGTGCGCGCCGAGCACGATCCATCTGGCCGGCGCCGAGATCGAACTCGTCTCGCAGGTCGCGCGCGAGCACCGCTTGCGGACCGCGCTCGACGAGTATCTGGCGAATCTCGACGAGCGTCTGGACTTCGTCCTCATCGACTGCCCGCCGTCGCTCGGTCTGCTCACGATCAACGCTTTCGCGGCCGCCGACGAGCTGCTGATCCCGATCCAGTGCGAGTACTACGCGCTGGAGGGCCTCAGCCAGCTGCTCGGGACCGTGCGGATGATCCAGAAGCACCTGAACCCCCGCCTCCGTCTCTCCACGATCGTGCTGACGATGTACGACGGGCGCACCCGTCTCGCGCAGCAGGTCGCGGAAGAGGTGCGGTCGCACTTCCCGCAGGAAGTCCTCGGGACCGTGATCCCGCGGTCGGTGCGCGTCTCGGAGGCCCCGAGCTTCGGCCAGACCGTGATCGCGTACGACGGGGCGTCAGCCGGTGCCGTCGCCTACCGTGAGGCGGCGGTGGAGATCATCCGTCGCGATACGACGGACGGCCGCGCAGTGGACGGCGCGAACGAGGAAACCCACGCGGATGCCGCAGCGCGGCATCCCGAGAACGTCGGCGCAGCCGCCGAAGGAGAGAACTGA
- the rsmG gene encoding 16S rRNA (guanine(527)-N(7))-methyltransferase RsmG: MADVSRETPDPEVTAGVEEEPAVAERIFGDRIDLARAFTAALAAHGEERGLIGPLEPPRLWTRHVLNSAVTAPLFSGRVGDVGSGAGLPGLVLAIARPDVEWVLIEPMERRVAWLTEQKDALGLDNVDVVRARAEEWRRGPVLDAVTARAVSALKTLVPLTAPLVRDGGELILLKGANAALEIAGAEKALRKYRIANVRVEVVGQDLLAEPTRVVRATVR; encoded by the coding sequence GTGGCTGATGTTTCACGTGAAACACCGGATCCCGAAGTGACCGCGGGCGTCGAGGAAGAGCCGGCGGTCGCTGAGCGGATCTTCGGCGATCGCATCGACCTCGCACGCGCCTTCACCGCCGCGCTGGCTGCGCACGGCGAGGAGCGCGGCCTCATCGGTCCCCTGGAGCCGCCGCGACTCTGGACCCGGCACGTGCTGAACAGCGCGGTCACTGCGCCGCTGTTCTCCGGCCGTGTCGGTGATGTCGGGTCCGGAGCGGGTCTGCCGGGACTCGTGCTCGCCATCGCCCGTCCCGACGTGGAGTGGGTTCTCATCGAGCCGATGGAGCGACGCGTCGCCTGGCTCACCGAGCAGAAGGACGCGCTGGGTCTGGACAACGTCGACGTGGTGCGGGCTCGAGCAGAGGAATGGAGGCGTGGTCCTGTGCTGGATGCCGTGACGGCCCGTGCCGTGAGCGCACTCAAGACACTGGTCCCCCTCACCGCTCCCCTCGTACGCGACGGTGGCGAATTGATCCTCCTCAAGGGGGCGAACGCCGCACTCGAGATCGCCGGAGCCGAGAAGGCGCTTCGCAAGTACCGCATCGCGAACGTGCGCGTCGAGGTGGTGGGTCAAGACCTCCTTGCCGAACCCACCCGGGTCGTTCGCGCGACGGTGCGCTGA
- a CDS encoding protein jag translates to MTSDITSPASTPERAAATVEQLEQEGDVAADFLEELLDIADIDGDLALDVKSGRAYVSLESDQPGSLALLSNPDTVQALQELTRIAVQNRTGRFSRLILDVGGSRDQRQRELETLVDRAIARLEEGGSTQASLPAMSSYERKLVHDIVADRGFTSESYGEGADRHTVISRG, encoded by the coding sequence ATGACTTCTGACATCACGTCTCCCGCGTCCACTCCCGAGCGCGCCGCCGCCACGGTCGAACAGCTCGAGCAGGAGGGCGACGTCGCCGCCGACTTCCTCGAAGAACTGCTGGACATCGCCGACATCGACGGTGACCTCGCCCTGGATGTGAAGTCGGGTCGCGCGTACGTCTCGCTCGAGTCCGACCAGCCGGGGTCGCTCGCACTCCTTTCCAACCCGGATACCGTCCAGGCTCTGCAGGAGCTGACACGTATCGCCGTGCAGAACCGGACGGGGCGCTTCTCACGCCTGATCCTCGATGTCGGAGGATCGCGTGATCAGCGCCAGCGTGAACTGGAGACGCTCGTCGACCGCGCGATCGCCCGGCTCGAAGAGGGTGGCTCGACGCAGGCGTCGCTTCCCGCGATGTCCAGCTACGAGCGCAAGCTCGTGCACGACATCGTCGCGGACCGCGGCTTCACGTCCGAGTCCTACGGTGAGGGCGCCGACCGGCACACGGTCATCAGCCGTGGCTGA